Below is a window of Haloterrigena alkaliphila DNA.
TCGTCTATCCCCGTTCGTCGCTGATGCGCAACTCCTGTATGCTGAACACCGCGGTCTGGGACGCCGGCTACGAGGGGCGCGGCGAGGGGCTGTTGCAGGTCCACCACGACATCGAGATCGAACGCGGCGCGCGGATCGCCCAGTTGGTCCTCGCGGAAGCCGACCACGAGGACGTCTACGACGGGAGCTACCAGCGCGAGAACCTCTAGTAGCCACTGAAAGTCAATGCACACCCGATCGCACAGCTGTCGTGCGATCGGTGTGTGAATCGTTTCAGTTGTTACTATAGAGTGACGCGCCGACGGTCGCGGCCGCCCGGGGCCGGCGTCCGGTTCGCGTACCCTTTTGCCGACGCCCGTCGGAGGAGCCGGTACCGATGATGGCGACCACCCACGTCTTCGCCGGCCTCGCCGTCGTCGCGCCGGTCGCCTCCGCGATCCCCGAGTTCGCGACGCCGCTCGCCGTCGGCGCGATCGCGGGCGGGCTCGCGCCGGATTTCGACCTCGTCCTCGCCCATCGGCGCACGTTTCACTTTCCGGTCGCCGGCGCCGCAGTCGCCGTCCCCGCAGTCGGTCTCGCCGTCGCCGTCCCTACTCCGGTTACGACGGCGCTCGTAGCCCTCGCCGTCGCCGGGTGGCTCCACGCCGCCAGCGATTCGATCGGCGGCGGACCCGAGATGGACCCGTGGAACGACCGGAGCGAACGAGCCGTCTACGACCACGTTCGGGGCCGCTGGATCCGGCCGCGCCGCTGGATCCGGTACGACGGCGCGCCGGAGGACGCCGCCCTCGCGACCGCGCTCGCGGTGCCCGCGCTGGTGGCCTTCGACGGCCCGGTTGTCGCCCTCGTCCTCGCCGGCGTCGCCCTCTCGCTGGGCTACGCGCTCCTCCGGCGACGGCTGGTCGCGTGGCTCCCCGACTGGCTCGAGTGACGGGACCGTCGGCGGTCCGACGACGATTCCGGCCGCGAGTCGGAACGCTGATACTGCCACCCTCCGAGTGGGTCCGTATGGTTGATGTGTTCCTCGCCCAGACAGTTCACCTGATCTTCGCCGGAATCTGGGCCGGCAGCGTCTTCTACGTCGCGTTCGTCGTGTTACCGCTCGCTCGAGACGGGGCGTTCAACACGACGAAACCGCTCGAGGCTATCTCCGGAAAACTGACGACCATCTCGCGGGTGAGTGCGCTCCTCTTGTTGCTCTCGGGCGGCCACCTCGCCGGATCGCGATACACCGCCGACGGGCTCTTCGGGACGACCGACGGCCACCTGGTGCTCGGGATGGTCGCCCTCTGGGCGATCCTGGCCGCTCTCGTCGAAATCGGCGCGAAGCGACTCGAGGCGGGACTCAACGGGAAGAAACTGCGCGAACCGGCTGGCGACGCCCTGCCACTGTATCGGGCGGCGGCGGTCGTCGCCGTCGCCTTGCTCGTCGTCGGCGGCGCGCTCACGTCGAACGCGGCCGCGCTCCTCTGAAACGGGGGCCCGTCGCTCCCCGCGACCCCACCCGATTTCCCCCGAATCAGTCGCCTCGTCGACAACGAGATCCGGACATTCTTGCGAAAGATACTTAGTCAGTTACTGTAACGTACTCCCATGATGATCAGGGGCAAAGATATGGCGCTGTCGTTACTCGCGGTCGGTACCGCCGCAGTCGCCGGATACGTACTACACTCGGAACAGCGGACGAAACGCCCGTCGCGGTCGAAAGCGAACCTCGGGGCTCGAATCGTCGCTCGAGATGCGGTCCCCGAAGACGCGACCGTCGTCGACGTTTCCTCGCAGCGACTGAGCGACATTCCCGGCGCGCGGCGAGCGATCGACCGCGCCGTTCGCAACGACGCGCGCGACGAGTGGGAACACGTGACCCTCGATCGCGACGGCGCCTGGTCCGTCGTCGACACCGTCCGCGGCTCGCTGCCGTACTACGCCGACGCCGACGGCGCGTACAACGGCGTCTACGTCCACTACGGGGACCACATCGTCGTTCTCGACGCGATCGGCTGGGCGCACCTCGAGGAACCGCTGCAGTAGGACCGCCCCCACGCGGCGCTCGCACGGTCGAGTACCGACCGGCGTCGTCGCGGCGGCGGACGTCGATCGCCGACCCGTTTTCGCGCTCGTAGTGTTCCGTTTCGACCCGTCCAGCGTCCGCCCCGTCTCGACTCAGTTCGTCGTCGTTCGCGTATTCCGAGCCCGTTGGCCGTCGACGGTATCGGCGTCATCGCTCCCGTCCGCTCGCTCTCCAAATCACAACCACTACCTCACAGCCCCGCGGAGTGGCAGCCATGCAACTGGGCGTAATCGGACTCGGACGCATGGGACAGATCGTCGTCGACCGGGCGCTCGAGGCGGGCCACGACGTCGTCGCCTTCGACCTCGACGCGGAAGCCGTCGCGACGGCCGCCGACGGCGGCGCCGAACCGGCCGACTCGGTCGCCGACCTCGCGGACCGGCTCGGCGACGAGAAGCGCATCTGGCTGATGGTCCCCGCCGGCGAGGCGGTCGACGCGACGCTCGAGGAACTCGAGAGCCACCTCGATTCGGACGACGTCGTCGTCGACGGCGGCAACTCCTACTTCGAGGACTCCGTTCGCCGGGCGGAGGCATGCCCCGCGGCGTATCTGGACTGTGGGACCTCCGGCGGCCCCGCGGGCGCCGAGCTCGGGTTCTCGCTGATGGTCGGCGGGCCCGCGTGGGCCTACGAGGAACTGACGCCCGTCTTCGACGCCGTCGCGACCGGTCCCGACGGCCACGAACGGATGGGGCCCGCCGGCGCGGGCCACTACGTGAAGATGATCCACAACGGCGTCGAGTACGCGCTGATGCAGGCCTACGGCGAGGGCTTCGAGTTGCTCCACGAGGGCCGGTACGATCTGGACCTCGAGTCGGTCGCGTCCGTCTGGAACAACGGCGCCGTCATCCGGTCGTGGCTCCTCGAACTCTGCGAGGAGGCGTTCCGCGAGGAGGGGCCGGACCTGGGGACCGTCGCGGACCGCGTCGAGGGCGGCTCGACCGGCACGTGGACCGTTCAGGAGGCCCTCGAGCAGGAGGTGCCGCTGCCGCTCATCTACACCGCGCTGGCCGAACGATTCGGGTCGCGGGCCGACGACGGTCGGTTCTCGCGACGACTGGCCAACCGACTTCGGTACGGGTTCGGTCGGCACGAGGTCCCGCGGCGGGACTGACGTCGACTCGAGCGCGCGACTGGCGCGATCAGCATCCACGGATTCGCACTGTCACTCGAGTAAAACTGTGATTTTGCCTGTCGTAGCCGACCCGAAAAATTGAGTCATATTCTTAACTCCCGCTCTCGACATCACCGATTATGAACTCTCAGCATTCGACGACCGTGGCGGCTGCCGACGAGGAACCAGCGATGGCGGTAATCGACCTCGTCGCGGACGCCACCGGCATCGATCCCCTCGAACTCGACCCCCTCTACAACGCGATCGATCCCGAAGTGATCGATTCGCTCTGTACCTCGAGTCCCGGATTTTCGTCGCTCGAGTTCGAGTACGCCGGCCACACGATCGTCGTCGAACGCTCCGGCCAGGAAATCGAGATTTCGCTCGAACCCGTGACGATCGGCGCGGATCAGTCGCTGGGCGTCACGGACAACGACCCGTCCCTCTGAGATCGGTTTCTCGCGAGCGCGGTAGGGTGTCGTTTCGTCCCCGAGTACCGTTCCACCGTTCCGATAGCGGCTGGTCTCCGAACTGCCGATTCCGACGGCAGAGTGATCGGAACCGACGCTGGAGTGATTAGAACCGATGCTGGACTGATCAGAACCGACTCCACGGTCGGCGGGACGTGCACCGACGCGGTACAGCCGTCCGGTTTATGTATCACGTGTTCGAAGGGACGCAGTATCGCGAGTACGGATGGGTGAGCACAAACGCAACATCGCGGTCCGCTTCTTCGGCGGGGCGGGGAACTATACGGACGTCCTCGAGGACATGTGCGGCTACGTCCTCACCGAGGGCCCGAGCGAGGAAGCCCTCTTCGAGTGGATCAAAGCGAACACGCGGGCGACGAGCGACGACGGGATCGGAAATCGGCTGCGGTTTCTCGGAGCGATCGGACTGCTCGAAATCGACGCGGACCGAGTCCGACTGACCGAACGCGGCATTCAGTGGCTTTCGGAGACCGACCCGGAGATCCTGTTCGACGCACTCACCGAGAACGTCTCCGGCTTCGAGACGATCCTCGAGTCGCTGCTCGAAGGGCCGAAGACGGACGCCGAACTGGGAGCGGCGATCGCAGCCGACCATTCGGAATTCGACTGGTCCGATTCCGCCGGACCCGCACAGCATCGCGGCTGGGTACAGAGTCTCGGCTACGTCGAGCGAACGGACGGCACGAACGCGCTCACCGACAGCGGGCGACGGCTGGCTCGTCGCGTCGCGTCGGGGCTGCCCGCGCTCGAGCGCGGCGACTACTACACGCAGTCGGAACTCGAGGCGGCGTTCGACACGAGTTTCGGCTCGTACATCAAGGGGATCAATCCCCGAACGGACGACGACGGCGACCTCGCGTACGTCATCGTGAAGGCCCGCGAGGACGGCCCCTACGGCGACGATCTCGCGGGCGATGAGTTCACGTACATCGGCGAGGGCGTCCCCGCGAAGGGCGACCAGCAGTTGACGCCGGCGAACGCAGCGCTGGTCGACCACGCCGAGGGTGCAGTCGCGCCGGTGTACTTCTTCTACCAGCCGGCGGACGAGGATCGACTCCGGTACGACGGGCTGGTCGACGTCGTCGACGCCGAGTACGTCGCCGATCCTGACGGCGAGCGGATGGTCTACCGGTTCACGGTGGCGCACCTCGAGGTCGAGGACCCCGCCGAGTTCGAGGCGCTCGCGGACTCAGTTTCCGACGATAGCAGTTCGGACGCCGGCGAGGACGACGAACCGGATCTCACCGCCGACGAGGAGGAATTCACCGTGACACAGCGCCGCGTTCGCTCGAGCGCCTTCGCGAAGCGGGTCAAAGCCGCCTACGACAAACGCTGTGCGATCTGCGGGACGTCCCGCGAGTCGCCCGCCGGCACGGTGGATATCGAGGCCGCCCACGTCTACCCGAAACGGGAGAACGGCCGCGATCACGTCCGCAACGGACTCGCCCTCTGTCGGCTCCACCACTGGGCCTTCGACGCCGGCTGGCTCGCGGTGACCGACGACTACCGCGTACTGGTCGCCGACCGGCCCGACCTCGAGGGGTACGAGGAGTTCGTCCGACTCGAGGGCGAGGAGTTGACGGTGCCGGCGGACGAGGAAAAGCGACCGCATGCGACGTTTCTGGCCGCTCACCGGGAGATGCACGGGTTCGAATCGCCGTAGAGACTATCGTTCCCTCGTCGCGAGAGGACGATGCTCCATTGGTCTGGTGACCAATACCATTATTGCGCTGGTTGCCGTACCAATAAGCGAGGATGGCCTCGCCGACGGACGACGACCTAGATGGGATCACTACGACGGAGAAATACCGGGACGGAACTGTCGTTCGTGTATTCGTCATGCGAACGACTCGCGATGCGTATCCGTCGGGATGGGCCTACAAACTCCACTACGGTACGACGGAACCGAACCCACCGGAAACACTCGACGATGGGACGATTCGGCGATACGATAACTCACACGAGGATACGAAGGGGCACGAACTCCACGTCGCGCCCGATCCCGAGCCAGAAACCATCGAGTTTCCCGGCATGATCGAACTCTGGAACCGATTCTGGAGCGAGATTCCGAAAGACGAGTTCGACGACAGATGATGCGCCAGCTCACGAGGTGAACACCCAATGACCGACGATACCCCACCGCTGCACCCGATGGAACGCGAACAGCTCCAACGCGAATCGAAACTGGTCGTTACGGTACGATCGTCCCAGGAGTTCCACGACGACGTCGTCGCAGCGATCGAAACGCTCGATCACGGAAAGTCATCCGACCCGGTACCGACGCTCTCGTTCGGGAGTTACGACGACCTCATGGACACGCTTACGCCACGCGTGATCGACCTGATCGAGGCCGTTCGACGGCACGAACCGGGCAGTATCAACGAGGCGGCGCGAGTGGTCGATCGCGACGTCAAGAACGTCCACGAGGAACTCAGTCGGCTCGCACAGCTGGGCATCGTCTACTTCGAGGAAGACGGACAGCGAAAGCGCCCCGTCGTCTGGTTCGACGAGATCGTCATTACCCTCCCGTTCGACCCCCAGAGCAGCGGAACCGCGACCGCAGCGCCCTGACACACGGGGGACGGGCCGCTCGGCCTCGAGAACAGGTGAGAGGGGACGAACGAAGCTCAGTACCCGTCTCGCACTTTGTCGATCTGACACTGCACGCAGAGATCGTCGGCGAAACAGGAGACGTTGTCGTACGGACAGTCGTACGCCTCGACGTGAACCGACTGCCGGCGTTTCTCCCGACGCCAGATGCTTTCCCAGTCGTCGATGTCCATGTCGGCGGAGGTGAACACGACGGTCCCGTCCGAATCGACGATCTTGGCCGCCGTGACCGACGACTGATTGTCCTTGACGTGTTCGATGGCGTGCTCGTAGGACGAACAGGCGATCTCCGTCGTGCCCGTTTCGTCGTCCAGGAGCCGCACCCTGATCGAGCCGTCGTACTCCTCCGTCGGCTCCAGCCCGCGAGTCATGGTGGATACTGGCCGAACAGCGTGAAAAAGGGCGGGGAAGCGGCCAGACGGCCATCGGCCCGCTGGGGTCTCACACCGGCTCGCGAAGCGCCCAGACGTCCTCGAGGGGCTCGAGGCGGTGCGGCTCGGCCCCCCGCTCGGTCAGGATCCCGGTGTGATAGAGCATCGCCTTCAGCTGAAACACCGTCGGCGAGTGGTAGACGGCGCCGTCCGCGAGCGCCTCGCGTCGAAGGTCGCCGTCCTCGGTCAGCACCCGGCGCCGGACGTCGTCGTCCCCGCGGAGGAACAGCTCCACCGTGAACGTCGGATGAACTTCGTGGAGATGCGTGACGAGGTCCACGAGCGACGGCTCCGGTTGCCAGTCGTCGTGCATGGTCTGGAGTTCCGTCACGAGCAACTCCGTCGCAGGGTACTCGAATACCACCCGGCGGGCTAACTGCCCCCACGCTGGCGCGAGGTCGACGAACCGTTTCTGCGATCGGTACCAGTCCGCGAACTCCTCGAGGGCCGCCTCGACCGCGCCGTGGCGACCCACGCCGAACCGGACCACCTCCTGCCCGAGCGAGGTGAGTTCGACGCCTCGCGGGCCGTCCTCGATCAGTCCCAGGAACGCGGCCCCCTGCCTCGCGCTGTCGACGGCGCCGACGACATCGTACTCGGATAGCAGGGCCGCGGTGTCGCCGTCCGCGTAGTGGGCCAGCGGGTAGCCGAGGTAGTTCTTCGGGTGGTTCAGCCCGAAGGAGGCGTTCGCGACGCCCTGCGCGCCGGCCTGGAACCGCAGCGCCGTCGCCTCGCTCGAGGTCCGGTTCCCGACGATTCGGGGGACCTCGAGCGCCTCGACGTCGCCCGCCGAATCCACGCCCAGCACGCCGACGTTCAGCTCTCGGGCCAGTGTGCGATCGGTCGCCGAAATCGCGGCCGTCGGCGCCGCGAGGTACGCCGCGTTCGCCTCGTGGAGGCGGTCGTAGGCCTGCACGATTCCCAGTCGCGCGTCCACGCCGCCGCTGGCGTACCCCTTCGCCTCGACGGCGATCAGCGGCGGTTCGTCGCCCAGTCGATCGACCGCCAGCAGTTCCGACTCGAGGCTCCGCACGCCCACGAGATCCGGATAGCCGCCGCCGATGCGTACGTGGTTGAACGGCGCCAGCCGGTCCCGGACCGTCGGCTCGATCGGCCGGCCGGGGCGCCACTCGTCCTGCGAGAATTGCGTGTCGGCGACGACGTAGGATCGCTCGTCGTCGCCACCTGCCGTCGGAAAGAGCCGCCGCTTGGTGTGGGCCAGCACCTGCGGTTCCGAGAGCGATCCGGCCGCGCTACTCATGGGTCCCGATTGGTCACCGATCCCAATAATGTTGCGACGAATCGGCGGTTCGACAGCCGCTCTGCTACTGCCGGTTCGGCGATCCACCGCTGGGTGGGACTGAAAGGGGCGAGCGCTCTCGAGGAAGGCGGGCGACGAAAGGACCGCAGCGTAGCGAGGACCGCATCGAGCCCTCCGACTCGAGAGCGCTCGGGGCTTTCAGGCTGTAGCCGTCGACTAGATCTCCGCGCTTCACTCGACACCGAACGCATCGGACTCGAGTTCGCTGCAAATCCCGACCATCACGCCGAGGAAACCCAGCGCCGCGAGCGCGATCCCGACGACCCACGGCGTCGATCCCCACTCGAAGAGGGCGACGAGCCAGAACGCGCCGACGAGGACGACGCCGCCGGCGACGATCAGTCGGACGAACCGCTCCATGCGTCCGGATTCACGACCCCGAACCAAGTATCCAGTCGTTCGACGGTCCTCGTCGGGTTCCACGTCCGCGATCCCCCCTCGAGTTCCGCGCTCGAGGCGATCACGAGTCAGGCGTTTGTGTCTCGAGCCCGTATCACGACGTATGCTCGAGCCGACCCTGGTCTACGACGACGACTGCGGCTTCTGTACGTGGTGGGCCGACTACGTCGACGAGCGGACGGACCTCCGCATCGTGGGCTTCAGCGACCTGCCGGAGTACCCCGAGATCCGGAAGCGCCTCCCCGAGTACTACGAGGAGTGTTCGCACCTCGTGACCGAGGAGCGCGTCTACTCCTGTGGCGCGTCGCTCGAGGAGGCGCTGCGCCGCTACGACCGCGGCGGCCCGCTCAGCGAGACCGTCGGGTTCCTCCGGAACTTCGAGGACTACGCGCGGATCCGCGAGTGGGGCTACCGCCAGGTGGCCGACAATCGGGATACGTGGGGCAAGCTGCTGTCGAAGACGCCGCCGGTGCGACAGGAGTCGGAAACGGACGACGAGCGGTGAGGGTGCCGAGCGCTCGAGCGGGCCGTCGCAGGCCCAGCCCGCACCGTCCCACCGATCACAGTGCCACCGATCGCAGCGCTATCGATCACAGCGCCACCGATCGCAGCGCCACCGATCGCAGCGCCACCGATCACAGCCCCGGCCCGCGGAGCCGGAGGTCCTCGAGCGACGTCGGCGCGACGTAGGTTCCGACGCGCTCGCGCTCCCACCACCGGCCGGTCTCGGCGCGCTCCTCGGGCGTCGTGTACCGGTAGCGGTACCGAATCGCGCGGACGTGCGTCGGGGACGCCTCGCGCCCTTCGAACGGATCCTCGGCCAGCAGCGTCCGCGTTTGCTCGTCCTCCTCGAGCAGTTTCGCTAACAGCCGGGTGAACCACGGGCTGCGACGCGGCGACGGCGCCATGGCGGCGAACCAGAGCTGCCAGTCCAGCCGGAGGTGGTAGGGCGCGATCTGGGGCGGTCGGCGCTCGAGGTCGGTCGGCTTCCCCGTGAATCGGTACGTCTGCCACTTCGTGTCATCGGTAATCGTCTCGTCCGTCGTCCCCTCGATCACGATCTCGTAGCGATCCCGCGTGATCGAGCCGAACGCGCCGTAGGTGTTCACGAGGTGGAGCGGATCGTAGGCGGTGTTCATCGTCTGGCTCTCCGAGAGCATGTTCTCGATCGGGCGGATGCTCATCGCGACCGCGACGATCGCGACCAGGATCGCCGCGCCCTCGAGGTACGGCGGCGTCGCGACGGGTTCGGGCGCCGCGACGGGCAGCGCGGCCTCGAGAGCGGAGACGGGGAACGCGGCCTCGAGCACGCCGTCGCTGAACGTCGCGATCGCGAGGACGATCGTCAGGGCGTTCAGCCACGCGAAGTTGCCGGTGAGCATGAGCCAGCCCATGAAACCGATCGTGACGGCGCCGGCCAGCGACGAGACGGGCTGGGAAGCGAAGTAGAGAAACGGAACCGCGAGTTCGACGACGTGATTGCCGAACGTCTCGAGGCGGTGGAAGCGATCCGATCGGTGGTGGACGTACCAGCTAACCGGGTTCGGAATGGGCTGCGTCTCGTAGTGGTAGTCCATACACGTGAGGTCGCGCCAGCAGTCGTCCCCGCGGAGTTTGATCAGCCCCGCGCCGAACATGTTGCGGAAGAGGACCCACTGCAGGAGCAGGAGGATCACGAACGGCGGGGCGACCTCGCCGGCACCGAGGAAGATCGCGAGGAAGCCGGTCTCGAGCAGCATCGACTCCCAGCCGTAGCCGTAGAAGGTTTGTCCGGCGTTGACGAACGACTGGTAGCACAGCCACATCGCCGACCACAGCGCCATCGAGACGGGCGTCGGGTACGGCTCCGGCAGCCAGTACGGTAGGGCCACCAGCGCCAGCGCCGAGAGCGCGACGCCGGTCCACGCCGTGATACCGATGACGCGGTCGCTCGGATAGAAGTAAAAGAGACTCGGCCGCTCGCGGAACTCGGCACCCTCGGCGTACCACTCGAGGGGCAACAGGCCGTCTTCGCCGGCTAGCGGCCGGAACTGAAAAGCCGCGACGAGGAAGGCCAGCAGGAACAGCAGCGCGAGCCCCCGCTGGAAGAGGAAGCGAACGAGCCAGAACTCCTCGCCGTGGAACATAGTCGGCTCTCAGTTCGCGAAGCGCCAAAGGAGTGACGTACAGCCGATGGCGGCCGTCGGCCACAGTTCACTCCGGTGCATACACACCGGGAGTGGCCGGACGGAACTCGACGATCGCTTACGGTTCCATCACGACCTTGATGCAGTCGTCCGCCTTGTCGTTGAACGTCCGGTACATCTCGGGGCCGTCCTCGAGGCCGACCCGGTGGGAGATGATGAAGGAGGGGTCTATCTCGCCCTCCTCGATCGTTCCCAGCAGCGGATCGAGGTAGCGCTGCATGTGGGTCTGTCCCGTCTTGACCGTCAGGGCCTTGTTCATCAGCGGGCCGAAGGGGACGTTCGCGCGGCCGAGGTAGACGCCGGGCACGGAGAGCGTGCCGCCCTTCCGGCAGCACTTGATCGCCTCGCGAAGCACGTACGGGCGGTCGTCCTGCAGTTTCGCGCCCTCCTTCACCCGGTCGGAGACGCCGTCGAGACCCGTCCCGTGGGCCTCGGTTCCGACCGCGTCGATACAGCGGTCCGGACCGCGACCGCCGGTCATCGACATCAACTGGTCGTAGACGTCCGCGTGCTCGTAGTTGATCGTCTCCGCGTCGCCGTGTTCGCTGGCCATCTCGAGTCGTTCGGGGACGCGGTCGATGGCGACCACCTGGTTCGCGCCCATCATCTGCGCGCTCTGGATGGCGAACTGCCCGACCGGGCCGCAGCCCCAGACGGCGACGGTGTCCTCGTCCTCGATGTCGGCGTTCTCGGCGGCCATGTACCCCGTCGGGAAGACGTCCGAGAGGAACAGCACCTGCTCGTCGGGGATATCCGACTCGATCTCGATCGGGCCGACGTCGGCGTAGGGGACCCGCAGGTACTCCGCCTGTCCGCCGGCGTAGCCGCCCAGCAGGTGGGAGAAGCCGAATAACCCGGCCGGCGACTGGCCCATCATCTTGCGGGCCATCTCCGCGTTGGGGTTCGAGTTGTCACAGAGCGAGTACAGCTCCTCCTCGCAGAACCAGCAGGAGCCACAGCTGATCGTGAAGGGGACGACGACCCGGTCGCCGACCTCGAGGCTCTCGACCTCGTCGCCGACCTCGACCACCTCGCCCATGGGTTCGTGGCCGAGCACGTCGCCCTCGCGCATCCCGGGCATCTTGTCGTTGTAGAGGTGGAGGTCGGAGCCGCAGATCGCGGTGGCCGTGATCTCGACGATCACGTCTGTCGGCTCGACGATCTCGGGCTTCGGAACCTCGCTGACTCGAATATCCTTCTCGCCGTGCCACGTGAGCGCCTGCATCGTGTCGTCGGTCATAGCAGATCACCCCGTCCGCGAGCGGACGGTCTGTTCGCGGTCGTCGGAACTTCGCCGGTCTCCGCGAGACTCTTGAAGCGGTCGAGCGCCGTCCCGACCAGCGACTCGGGGACGACCTCGAGGCGCTCCACGGCCGCGCTGCCGACCGATCCGCCCGGCGGATCGAAGCGAA
It encodes the following:
- a CDS encoding metal-dependent hydrolase, whose product is MMATTHVFAGLAVVAPVASAIPEFATPLAVGAIAGGLAPDFDLVLAHRRTFHFPVAGAAVAVPAVGLAVAVPTPVTTALVALAVAGWLHAASDSIGGGPEMDPWNDRSERAVYDHVRGRWIRPRRWIRYDGAPEDAALATALAVPALVAFDGPVVALVLAGVALSLGYALLRRRLVAWLPDWLE
- a CDS encoding copper resistance protein CopD, with translation MVDVFLAQTVHLIFAGIWAGSVFYVAFVVLPLARDGAFNTTKPLEAISGKLTTISRVSALLLLLSGGHLAGSRYTADGLFGTTDGHLVLGMVALWAILAALVEIGAKRLEAGLNGKKLREPAGDALPLYRAAAVVAVALLVVGGALTSNAAALL
- the gnd gene encoding phosphogluconate dehydrogenase (NAD(+)-dependent, decarboxylating) — translated: MQLGVIGLGRMGQIVVDRALEAGHDVVAFDLDAEAVATAADGGAEPADSVADLADRLGDEKRIWLMVPAGEAVDATLEELESHLDSDDVVVDGGNSYFEDSVRRAEACPAAYLDCGTSGGPAGAELGFSLMVGGPAWAYEELTPVFDAVATGPDGHERMGPAGAGHYVKMIHNGVEYALMQAYGEGFELLHEGRYDLDLESVASVWNNGAVIRSWLLELCEEAFREEGPDLGTVADRVEGGSTGTWTVQEALEQEVPLPLIYTALAERFGSRADDGRFSRRLANRLRYGFGRHEVPRRD
- a CDS encoding HalOD1 output domain-containing protein — its product is MNSQHSTTVAAADEEPAMAVIDLVADATGIDPLELDPLYNAIDPEVIDSLCTSSPGFSSLEFEYAGHTIVVERSGQEIEISLEPVTIGADQSLGVTDNDPSL
- a CDS encoding HNH endonuclease, with amino-acid sequence MGEHKRNIAVRFFGGAGNYTDVLEDMCGYVLTEGPSEEALFEWIKANTRATSDDGIGNRLRFLGAIGLLEIDADRVRLTERGIQWLSETDPEILFDALTENVSGFETILESLLEGPKTDAELGAAIAADHSEFDWSDSAGPAQHRGWVQSLGYVERTDGTNALTDSGRRLARRVASGLPALERGDYYTQSELEAAFDTSFGSYIKGINPRTDDDGDLAYVIVKAREDGPYGDDLAGDEFTYIGEGVPAKGDQQLTPANAALVDHAEGAVAPVYFFYQPADEDRLRYDGLVDVVDAEYVADPDGERMVYRFTVAHLEVEDPAEFEALADSVSDDSSSDAGEDDEPDLTADEEEFTVTQRRVRSSAFAKRVKAAYDKRCAICGTSRESPAGTVDIEAAHVYPKRENGRDHVRNGLALCRLHHWAFDAGWLAVTDDYRVLVADRPDLEGYEEFVRLEGEELTVPADEEKRPHATFLAAHREMHGFESP
- a CDS encoding toxin-antitoxin system TumE family protein, producing the protein MASPTDDDLDGITTTEKYRDGTVVRVFVMRTTRDAYPSGWAYKLHYGTTEPNPPETLDDGTIRRYDNSHEDTKGHELHVAPDPEPETIEFPGMIELWNRFWSEIPKDEFDDR
- a CDS encoding DCC1-like thiol-disulfide oxidoreductase family protein, which translates into the protein MLEPTLVYDDDCGFCTWWADYVDERTDLRIVGFSDLPEYPEIRKRLPEYYEECSHLVTEERVYSCGASLEEALRRYDRGGPLSETVGFLRNFEDYARIREWGYRQVADNRDTWGKLLSKTPPVRQESETDDER
- a CDS encoding lipase maturation factor family protein, whose product is MFHGEEFWLVRFLFQRGLALLFLLAFLVAAFQFRPLAGEDGLLPLEWYAEGAEFRERPSLFYFYPSDRVIGITAWTGVALSALALVALPYWLPEPYPTPVSMALWSAMWLCYQSFVNAGQTFYGYGWESMLLETGFLAIFLGAGEVAPPFVILLLLQWVLFRNMFGAGLIKLRGDDCWRDLTCMDYHYETQPIPNPVSWYVHHRSDRFHRLETFGNHVVELAVPFLYFASQPVSSLAGAVTIGFMGWLMLTGNFAWLNALTIVLAIATFSDGVLEAAFPVSALEAALPVAAPEPVATPPYLEGAAILVAIVAVAMSIRPIENMLSESQTMNTAYDPLHLVNTYGAFGSITRDRYEIVIEGTTDETITDDTKWQTYRFTGKPTDLERRPPQIAPYHLRLDWQLWFAAMAPSPRRSPWFTRLLAKLLEEDEQTRTLLAEDPFEGREASPTHVRAIRYRYRYTTPEERAETGRWWERERVGTYVAPTSLEDLRLRGPGL
- a CDS encoding zinc-dependent alcohol dehydrogenase — encoded protein: MQALTWHGEKDIRVSEVPKPEIVEPTDVIVEITATAICGSDLHLYNDKMPGMREGDVLGHEPMGEVVEVGDEVESLEVGDRVVVPFTISCGSCWFCEEELYSLCDNSNPNAEMARKMMGQSPAGLFGFSHLLGGYAGGQAEYLRVPYADVGPIEIESDIPDEQVLFLSDVFPTGYMAAENADIEDEDTVAVWGCGPVGQFAIQSAQMMGANQVVAIDRVPERLEMASEHGDAETINYEHADVYDQLMSMTGGRGPDRCIDAVGTEAHGTGLDGVSDRVKEGAKLQDDRPYVLREAIKCCRKGGTLSVPGVYLGRANVPFGPLMNKALTVKTGQTHMQRYLDPLLGTIEEGEIDPSFIISHRVGLEDGPEMYRTFNDKADDCIKVVMEP